One stretch of Planococcus sp. PAMC 21323 DNA includes these proteins:
- the murQ gene encoding N-acetylmuramic acid 6-phosphate etherase → MLENLSTEKRNNDTMKMDEMSVLEILKTMNNEDNSVPGVIEKELASIEEAVVKVIYSFKKGGRLIYIGAGTSGRLGILDAVECVPTFGVSPEQVVGIIAGGAKAIKTAIEGVEDQPQVGMEDLKAISLTPNDTVVGIAASGRTPYVIGALQYAKQIGAETVAISCNKRSEISDYASTAIEIETGAEVLTGSTRLKAGTAQKLVLNMISTAAMIGVGKVYGNLMVDVQATNAKLIERSKRIIMDATQVDYDTAEHFYGQADGHVKTAIVMSLLDCTKEQAIEKLTLAGGFVRKAL, encoded by the coding sequence ATGCTGGAGAATTTGTCCACAGAAAAGCGAAACAACGACACCATGAAAATGGATGAAATGTCAGTGCTAGAAATATTAAAAACGATGAACAACGAAGACAACAGCGTTCCAGGAGTTATCGAAAAAGAATTAGCAAGTATTGAGGAAGCTGTAGTAAAAGTAATCTATTCCTTTAAAAAGGGAGGCAGATTAATTTACATAGGTGCTGGAACAAGCGGACGTTTAGGAATTTTGGATGCCGTTGAATGCGTTCCAACATTTGGTGTCTCACCAGAGCAAGTTGTTGGAATTATTGCGGGCGGTGCTAAGGCAATCAAGACAGCCATCGAGGGTGTAGAAGATCAGCCACAAGTTGGAATGGAAGATTTGAAAGCGATTTCACTCACTCCAAATGACACAGTTGTCGGAATTGCAGCAAGTGGACGAACGCCTTACGTAATTGGGGCGCTTCAATACGCTAAACAGATTGGTGCAGAGACTGTTGCTATTTCATGCAATAAACGATCGGAAATCAGTGATTATGCTAGCACAGCAATCGAGATCGAGACAGGTGCAGAAGTGTTAACGGGTTCTACCCGTTTAAAGGCAGGAACTGCTCAAAAGCTAGTACTCAATATGATTTCAACAGCTGCGATGATTGGCGTAGGGAAAGTTTATGGGAATTTGATGGTTGATGTCCAAGCGACGAACGCAAAACTGATTGAGCGGTCAAAACGGATTATTATGGATGCAACGCAAGTCGATTACGATACAGCAGAGCATTTTTATGGACAAGCTGACGGTCACGTAAAGACAGCAATTGTGATGAGTTTGTTGGATTGTACAAAAGAACAGGCTATTGAAAAACTAACACTAGCAGGTGGATTTGTTCGCAAAGCTTTATAA
- a CDS encoding serine hydrolase domain-containing protein → MKKDLRLKTAAAVAAIVLVLPLGQPTFVAASSVNQWDSPKPLSSVLHRGSAQSAGLVKEPLAEIDGVMNTAVENGTAPGIVTFVAKSGHIVKHDAFGYAALYTDDKQTEMENPVAMTKETIVDVASISKIFTTTAAMILYEDGLFQLDDPVSTHLPSFAVNGKEDVTIRQLMTHTSGFTSWAPIYQQEGGREERIDYVLNYPLSNSPGTTYKYSDLNLITLGALVEKFSGMRLDEFISKALTGPLGMKDTMYNPPASLKNRIAATEYQPAIGRGMVWGEVHDENAWSLDGVAGHAGVFSTALDLGKLAHMFLNDGKYAGQQILKKETVRMLETNQIPEFPGSDHGLGWELNQGWYMDALSDSTSFGHTGYTGTSIVINRANHTTAILLTNRVHPTRTTVSTNFIRRDFARKVADAISIPIKKQDKAWFAGYGDTQNREMTVAVDGASQIGFEAWHRIEQNSDYGYVETSADGENWSETELEFTGNSKNWTNHHLDLPEETQFVRFRYVTDKSVNGRGLYIKNLTADNEKIEPVKSNNDWVLRTY, encoded by the coding sequence ATGAAGAAAGATTTGAGGCTTAAAACTGCAGCAGCTGTTGCAGCTATTGTACTCGTACTTCCTTTGGGTCAACCTACATTCGTGGCAGCTTCATCAGTAAATCAATGGGATTCGCCGAAGCCATTGTCTTCGGTACTCCACAGAGGCTCAGCACAAAGCGCAGGACTCGTTAAAGAACCATTAGCAGAGATAGATGGCGTGATGAATACAGCTGTAGAAAATGGAACAGCGCCGGGCATTGTGACGTTTGTTGCCAAAAGTGGTCATATTGTAAAGCATGATGCCTTTGGTTATGCCGCTCTTTATACAGATGATAAACAAACAGAGATGGAAAACCCTGTCGCCATGACAAAAGAGACGATAGTTGATGTTGCGTCAATTAGCAAAATCTTTACAACTACAGCAGCAATGATTTTATACGAAGACGGTCTTTTTCAGCTAGACGATCCAGTCAGCACACATTTGCCTTCGTTTGCAGTAAATGGCAAAGAAGATGTCACGATTCGTCAGCTGATGACACATACCTCTGGATTTACTTCATGGGCGCCAATCTATCAGCAAGAAGGAGGACGCGAAGAACGAATTGACTATGTACTGAATTATCCTCTTAGCAACTCACCCGGAACTACGTATAAATACAGTGACCTTAATTTGATTACGTTAGGGGCGTTGGTTGAAAAGTTTTCAGGTATGCGTCTGGATGAATTTATTAGCAAAGCACTAACAGGTCCACTGGGCATGAAAGATACGATGTACAATCCACCGGCTTCATTAAAAAATCGAATTGCGGCAACGGAGTATCAGCCGGCGATTGGTCGAGGAATGGTGTGGGGAGAAGTTCATGATGAAAATGCATGGTCACTTGATGGCGTTGCGGGTCATGCAGGCGTGTTTTCCACGGCACTGGACTTAGGGAAGTTGGCACATATGTTTTTGAATGACGGCAAATACGCAGGACAACAAATTTTGAAGAAAGAAACCGTGCGCATGCTAGAAACCAATCAAATTCCTGAGTTTCCAGGATCTGATCACGGATTGGGGTGGGAGTTAAACCAAGGCTGGTATATGGATGCATTGTCGGATTCGACTTCTTTTGGTCACACGGGTTATACCGGGACAAGCATTGTCATAAATCGTGCCAACCACACAACGGCTATTTTGTTAACAAACCGTGTGCATCCTACACGAACGACCGTATCGACGAATTTCATCCGCCGAGATTTTGCACGAAAAGTTGCCGATGCCATTTCTATTCCTATAAAAAAACAGGATAAAGCATGGTTTGCAGGATACGGAGACACGCAAAATCGTGAGATGACTGTCGCTGTGGATGGAGCTTCTCAGATCGGTTTTGAAGCATGGCATCGCATTGAACAAAACTCGGATTACGGCTATGTCGAAACATCTGCAGATGGTGAAAACTGGAGTGAAACTGAGCTTGAATTTACTGGTAATAGCAAAAACTGGACAAATCATCACCTGGATTTACCTGAAGAAACGCAGTTTGTCCGTTTCCGTTACGTCACGGATAAGTCGGTTAATGGTCGCGGACTCTATATCAAAAATTTGACTGCTGACAATGAAAAAATAGAACCTGTGAAAAGTAACAACGATTGGGTCTTGCGCACGTATTAA
- a CDS encoding glycoside hydrolase family 3 protein, with product MKKMLLLPMLITTLIISSFYTGAEKTSAESFVTDLVILQNVPEVEVGTIAGSLQLEAVHLADKGQYQLTRTNLSWHSTNKTVATVDLDGRVSVAGKPGKTFIHVTDGTYTDKVAIHVKPGAKTKGEKGKPTLIASVIKESGDRYQLIDRAIEKMTMEEKVGQMLMPDFRKWNGQNVTTLLPEIEQLVKEYHLGGVILFRENVVTTEQTTKLVDDYQQAAEKHNLLMTIDQEGGIVTRLQSGTDMPGNMALGATRSTEITENVGRAIGEELSALGINMNFAPSFDINNNPDNPVIGVRSFGEKPELVADLGVAYTKGLQQTGTAATAKHFPGHGDTAVDSHLGLPSVPYDLERLKAVELYPFQKAMEANIDAIMTAHVTFPKIDDTKVISQKDGTEINLPATLSYKVLTELMREDMGYEGVIFTDALNMQAIADHFGPVDAVIRAVNAGTDIVLMPVGLEQVAAGLYEAVRSGEISQERIDASATRILSLKMKRGILKEESPVSLAEKTANALQVVGSEQHKQIEKQAAEKSITLVKNEGVLPLAPTPEELLVVVGNSSSAELYKEIKARHEQTVWIEATKPLTASQLETLNTAQAVIVGTSTSSLSQRSPGSDQMKLINQVIAESQAPVVGVAIRNPYDIMAYPEIDAYLTQYSFRTASYKAMAATIMGELNPTGKLPVTIPNLAGEVFYEYGHSVSY from the coding sequence ATGAAAAAAATGCTGTTACTGCCAATGTTAATCACCACGTTGATTATTTCTTCATTTTACACTGGAGCGGAAAAAACTTCGGCAGAAAGTTTCGTTACAGATTTAGTCATTCTTCAAAATGTACCTGAAGTTGAAGTGGGGACGATCGCTGGAAGCCTTCAGCTCGAAGCCGTACATCTTGCGGATAAGGGACAATATCAGCTCACCAGAACCAACTTAAGCTGGCATTCTACAAATAAAACCGTCGCGACAGTCGATTTAGATGGACGTGTTTCGGTAGCTGGCAAACCAGGAAAAACATTTATTCACGTTACAGATGGAACATATACAGATAAAGTTGCCATACATGTAAAGCCCGGTGCTAAAACAAAAGGAGAAAAAGGAAAACCGACACTTATCGCTTCAGTAATCAAAGAAAGTGGCGACCGTTATCAATTAATAGATCGCGCAATTGAAAAAATGACAATGGAAGAAAAAGTTGGCCAAATGTTAATGCCTGATTTTAGAAAGTGGAACGGCCAAAATGTCACAACTCTGTTACCAGAAATTGAGCAGTTGGTAAAAGAATATCATTTAGGGGGAGTTATTTTATTCCGTGAAAATGTAGTAACTACGGAACAAACCACTAAATTGGTTGACGACTACCAACAAGCGGCTGAAAAGCATAATTTGTTAATGACGATTGACCAAGAAGGTGGCATTGTTACTCGCTTACAATCGGGTACCGACATGCCTGGTAATATGGCGCTTGGTGCAACGCGTTCAACAGAGATTACTGAAAATGTAGGACGAGCAATTGGAGAAGAATTATCTGCACTAGGTATTAACATGAACTTTGCTCCGTCGTTCGATATTAATAACAACCCAGATAATCCTGTGATTGGCGTTCGTTCGTTTGGGGAAAAGCCGGAACTTGTAGCTGACTTAGGAGTAGCTTATACAAAAGGGCTGCAACAAACTGGAACAGCTGCAACAGCAAAGCATTTTCCAGGACACGGGGACACCGCAGTCGACTCGCATCTTGGCTTGCCTTCTGTTCCTTATGATTTGGAGCGACTGAAAGCCGTCGAATTGTACCCTTTCCAAAAGGCTATGGAAGCTAATATTGATGCCATCATGACAGCGCATGTCACTTTCCCTAAAATTGATGACACGAAAGTCATTTCGCAAAAAGATGGCACCGAGATTAATTTGCCAGCGACGCTTTCTTATAAAGTTTTAACAGAGTTGATGCGAGAAGATATGGGCTATGAAGGCGTTATATTCACCGATGCACTGAATATGCAAGCAATTGCTGATCATTTTGGTCCTGTAGATGCTGTCATTCGCGCTGTAAATGCCGGAACAGATATTGTCCTTATGCCGGTTGGACTCGAGCAAGTGGCAGCAGGTCTTTACGAAGCAGTTCGTTCGGGCGAAATCTCACAAGAGCGGATCGATGCATCGGCTACACGTATTTTAAGTTTGAAAATGAAGCGCGGTATTCTAAAAGAAGAATCACCGGTTTCATTAGCAGAGAAAACAGCAAACGCATTGCAAGTGGTAGGCTCAGAACAACATAAACAAATCGAAAAACAAGCAGCTGAAAAATCAATCACTTTGGTAAAGAATGAAGGAGTACTGCCACTCGCACCAACTCCTGAAGAGCTGTTAGTAGTGGTAGGAAATTCATCATCCGCCGAATTATATAAAGAAATCAAGGCACGGCATGAACAGACAGTTTGGATAGAGGCAACAAAGCCATTAACTGCCAGTCAGTTGGAAACCCTTAACACCGCGCAAGCTGTCATTGTAGGAACTTCTACATCGTCATTGTCGCAACGTTCACCAGGCAGCGATCAAATGAAGTTGATCAATCAAGTAATCGCTGAATCGCAAGCACCTGTAGTTGGAGTAGCCATTCGAAACCCTTACGACATCATGGCATACCCGGAAATTGATGCTTATTTGACGCAATACAGTTTCCGCACAGCGAGTTACAAAGCTATGGCTGCAACAATCATGGGGGAGCTAAATCCTACTGGAAAACTGCCGGTCACAATTCCGAATCTAGCAGGAGAAGTATTCTATGAGTATGGACATAGCGTGAGTTATTAA
- a CDS encoding DUF871 domain-containing protein — protein sequence MLGISVYLGDDSFQQLGPYIEQVRKIGFKSIFTSLHIPEDNPLFYKERLQQLGSWAQQFDMELVADIAPASLVHLGFDWDNAEGLLDWGVTGLRIDYGIDDKVIAALSQKMKIALNASTLTKEGLAALMECGLQKESVEMWHNFYPRPETGLDSVEFTKTNRWLRSEGLMVMAFIPGDEILRGPLYKGLPTLEEHRGVTPFEAYMNLKENGAVNKVLVGDITLSEKSLQQFESFGQGVISLRAEKLVKVGELPVQTNRWDAARDCIRSMESRQYGLIGTHLLKPENTIFRSKGSITVDNEQYGRYRGELQITKRNLPADDKVNVIGKVIEEDLPLLAFIKGGVEFQLKWI from the coding sequence ATGCTTGGAATTTCAGTTTATTTGGGGGACGATTCGTTTCAGCAGTTGGGACCCTACATTGAGCAGGTGCGTAAGATTGGATTTAAATCTATTTTCACGTCGCTTCACATACCTGAGGACAATCCACTCTTCTACAAAGAACGATTGCAGCAACTTGGCAGCTGGGCGCAGCAATTCGACATGGAGCTCGTAGCGGATATTGCACCAGCGTCTTTAGTTCACCTTGGGTTTGATTGGGATAATGCAGAAGGTTTGTTGGACTGGGGTGTGACAGGCTTGAGAATCGATTATGGAATCGATGACAAAGTGATTGCCGCTTTGTCACAAAAGATGAAAATCGCATTAAACGCCAGTACATTAACAAAAGAAGGGCTTGCTGCATTGATGGAATGTGGATTGCAGAAAGAATCAGTAGAAATGTGGCATAATTTTTACCCACGACCAGAAACTGGTTTAGATTCAGTGGAGTTTACAAAAACCAATCGATGGCTAAGGAGCGAAGGCTTAATGGTGATGGCTTTTATTCCAGGTGACGAAATTCTACGAGGCCCTTTGTACAAAGGTTTACCAACCTTAGAGGAACATCGTGGGGTGACTCCTTTTGAAGCGTACATGAATTTGAAAGAGAACGGAGCAGTGAATAAAGTACTGGTTGGCGATATTACGCTTAGTGAAAAAAGCTTGCAGCAATTCGAATCATTTGGTCAAGGAGTCATCTCACTGCGAGCGGAGAAGCTTGTGAAAGTAGGAGAGCTGCCAGTCCAGACCAATCGGTGGGACGCTGCTCGAGATTGTATTCGGTCGATGGAATCTCGCCAATATGGATTGATCGGCACGCATTTATTGAAACCCGAAAATACGATTTTTCGAAGCAAAGGAAGCATCACCGTAGACAATGAACAATACGGTCGTTATAGAGGCGAACTACAAATCACGAAAAGAAACTTGCCAGCCGATGATAAAGTGAATGTGATTGGCAAAGTGATAGAAGAAGATCTGCCATTATTGGCATTCATTAAGGGTGGAGTCGAGTTTCAACTAAAATGGATTTGA
- a CDS encoding exo-beta-N-acetylmuramidase NamZ family protein produces the protein MKKWIAILTTILLVLTSLSIAFADHDNGNGKSKDNRKDHKDIKLGVEVLLDEQKELISGKKVGLITNPTGVDQELTSIVDLLNNDPDIELAALYGPEHGVRGDAQAGQYVDYYIDEVTGLPVYSLYGKTRKPSPEMLEGIEVLIFDIQDVGARFYTYIYTMALAMEAAQEQGIPFIVLDRPNPLGGTKVEGPVLDPAYASFVGQYAIPLRHGMTVGELAIFFNEEIGIDADLTVVEMEGWQRQSYYDETGLEFVPPSPNMPTLDTALVYPGTALIEGTNASEGRGTTKPFEYIGAPFINSTELAKELNALQLPGVSFRATSFTPAFSKHVGKLSHGVQVHVTDREAYQPVETGLHIVKTIYDLYPGQLQLSSFFNNLIGNEWISSGIKDGMTIEEMKERWQGELKEFKKVRKDYLLY, from the coding sequence ATGAAAAAGTGGATAGCAATATTGACAACGATTTTACTGGTTCTAACTTCGTTATCTATCGCTTTTGCGGATCATGATAATGGCAATGGAAAATCGAAAGATAATCGGAAAGACCATAAAGATATCAAACTGGGAGTGGAAGTATTACTAGATGAACAAAAAGAATTGATAAGCGGAAAGAAGGTCGGGTTAATTACTAATCCGACAGGTGTTGATCAAGAATTAACTAGCATTGTTGATTTATTGAACAACGATCCAGATATTGAGTTAGCTGCCTTATACGGACCTGAGCACGGTGTAAGAGGAGATGCACAGGCGGGGCAATATGTGGATTATTATATTGATGAAGTAACAGGGTTACCTGTTTATAGCCTATATGGAAAAACGCGGAAGCCATCGCCTGAAATGCTTGAAGGCATAGAAGTGTTAATCTTTGATATTCAAGATGTCGGCGCACGATTCTACACATACATTTACACTATGGCTTTAGCGATGGAAGCCGCTCAAGAACAGGGAATTCCATTTATCGTATTGGATCGCCCAAATCCGCTTGGTGGCACAAAAGTAGAAGGACCGGTCTTGGACCCAGCATATGCTTCGTTTGTTGGACAATACGCGATCCCACTTCGTCACGGAATGACCGTCGGCGAATTGGCAATATTTTTTAATGAAGAAATCGGGATTGATGCAGACTTAACAGTTGTAGAAATGGAAGGGTGGCAAAGACAGTCCTACTATGATGAAACTGGTCTGGAGTTTGTGCCGCCTTCACCCAATATGCCAACACTCGACACTGCTTTAGTATATCCGGGAACGGCGTTGATCGAAGGGACGAATGCCTCAGAAGGACGTGGTACCACAAAGCCTTTTGAATACATCGGGGCACCATTTATTAATAGTACAGAACTTGCAAAAGAACTGAACGCGTTGCAACTACCAGGAGTTAGTTTCCGAGCAACGTCGTTTACGCCGGCATTCTCTAAACATGTTGGTAAGTTATCGCATGGCGTTCAAGTTCATGTGACGGACCGAGAAGCATATCAACCGGTGGAAACAGGACTGCACATAGTGAAAACGATTTACGATCTGTATCCAGGGCAACTGCAGTTAAGCTCTTTCTTCAATAACTTAATAGGTAACGAGTGGATCAGTAGTGGTATAAAAGATGGAATGACCATAGAGGAAATGAAAGAACGCTGGCAGGGAGAGTTGAAAGAGTTTAAAAAAGTTAGAAAAGACTACTTATTGTATTAG
- a CDS encoding PTS transporter subunit EIIC, translating to MKKEQQMAKDILEKIGGKENINQVAHCMTRLRLSIKDDSKVNLSELKRVDGVMGVVEDDTLQIVVGPGTVNKVAAEISKETGLAIGEMADINEENMSFEEKAAMKKNKLKEKNKTPFKLFLRSVGNIFIPLIPGLVASGLINGAANFAKNAGVDATETWMQILLLLGSTVFAYLAILVGWNTAKEFGGTPVLGAIAGGILFNPMLADIVIYGEPLIVGRGGLFGVILAAWLMTFVEKNVRKVMHSSVDILFTPLITLLIVGFFSLYAIVPIAGVLSDGIMTFLTSVLDVGGALAGGVLAGFFLPLVMLGLHHGLTPIHLELMNTLGATALLPILAMAGAGQVGATIAVYVKTKNQRLKNIIKGALPVGFLGIGEPLLYGVTLPLGRPFITACMGAAFGGAFQAVMQTAALGIGVSGISLIPLIAESKYVWYFVGLVVAYIFGFIFTYLFGFKEEMAEGI from the coding sequence ATGAAAAAGGAACAACAAATGGCAAAAGATATTCTTGAGAAAATTGGTGGGAAAGAGAATATCAATCAAGTAGCACATTGCATGACGAGATTGCGTTTATCGATTAAAGACGACAGCAAAGTAAATCTTAGTGAACTCAAGCGTGTAGATGGTGTAATGGGTGTTGTAGAAGACGACACATTGCAAATTGTTGTAGGTCCAGGGACAGTCAACAAAGTAGCTGCTGAGATCAGTAAAGAAACCGGACTAGCAATCGGTGAAATGGCTGATATCAATGAAGAGAATATGAGTTTCGAAGAAAAAGCAGCGATGAAAAAAAACAAATTAAAAGAAAAAAACAAAACGCCATTCAAACTATTTTTGCGTAGTGTCGGGAATATCTTTATTCCGTTAATTCCTGGATTAGTTGCTTCGGGACTGATTAATGGCGCAGCAAACTTTGCAAAAAACGCCGGTGTAGATGCAACGGAAACGTGGATGCAAATTTTGCTGTTGCTCGGAAGCACCGTATTTGCGTACTTAGCAATTCTTGTCGGTTGGAATACAGCAAAAGAATTTGGTGGAACGCCAGTACTTGGCGCTATCGCTGGGGGTATTTTATTCAATCCAATGCTTGCGGATATCGTTATATACGGCGAACCGTTGATTGTGGGTAGAGGCGGATTGTTTGGCGTTATCTTGGCAGCTTGGTTGATGACGTTTGTTGAAAAGAACGTTCGCAAAGTCATGCATAGTTCAGTTGATATTTTATTTACACCACTCATCACGCTATTAATCGTCGGATTCTTTTCTTTATATGCGATTGTGCCAATTGCAGGTGTTTTATCAGACGGCATTATGACTTTCTTGACTTCTGTACTTGATGTTGGTGGTGCACTGGCCGGCGGAGTGCTAGCCGGATTCTTCTTGCCGCTAGTTATGCTTGGATTGCATCATGGTTTGACACCAATTCACTTAGAGTTAATGAATACTCTTGGGGCAACAGCTTTACTGCCGATCTTGGCAATGGCTGGAGCTGGTCAAGTTGGGGCTACGATCGCTGTGTATGTGAAAACAAAAAATCAGCGTTTGAAGAATATTATTAAAGGAGCTCTACCGGTAGGTTTCCTCGGTATCGGCGAACCACTTCTTTACGGTGTGACATTACCACTAGGTCGACCCTTTATCACAGCTTGTATGGGAGCTGCTTTTGGCGGAGCGTTTCAAGCGGTTATGCAAACAGCAGCACTTGGAATAGGCGTATCAGGTATTTCGTTGATTCCTTTAATTGCTGAAAGCAAATATGTTTGGTATTTTGTTGGACTGGTGGTTGCGTATATTTTTGGATTTATCTTCACCTATCTGTTTGGATTCAAAGAAGAGATGGCAGAAGGTATTTAA
- a CDS encoding MurR/RpiR family transcriptional regulator, protein MTSLRQKIEQALSGLSEAERRIGEYVLGNSEAVPHMTTKELSKKATVSEATIIRFCKSIGIGSYKSFKLALMKDLTLTDTSLTDFSAVNKKDSPYDLFHKVIHVNKSAVESCADSLDRKELTKAVDAIRDARKIVFFGVGGSSTAAVDAQYKFTKLGYHSITSLDFHHMLSVIPHLTEKDVFVAISTSGKTKDVLELTRFAQRKGATIIAITTLSKSPLYKEAEIHLCTPNVEQDFRIGSIASRMTQLTIIDTLYLSIFHHVGENVLQQYYDARSEMERLRR, encoded by the coding sequence ATGACTTCTTTAAGACAGAAAATCGAACAAGCGCTTTCGGGGTTATCGGAAGCAGAGCGGCGTATTGGAGAATACGTTCTAGGAAACTCTGAGGCGGTTCCTCATATGACAACAAAAGAACTTTCAAAAAAAGCAACTGTTAGTGAAGCGACTATTATTCGCTTTTGTAAGTCTATCGGTATCGGCAGTTATAAATCTTTTAAGCTCGCTCTCATGAAAGATTTAACTTTAACAGACACAAGCTTAACGGATTTCTCGGCAGTAAATAAAAAAGACTCGCCATACGATCTTTTTCATAAAGTAATTCACGTTAACAAATCTGCAGTTGAATCTTGTGCGGATTCACTCGATCGTAAAGAGTTAACAAAGGCGGTAGATGCAATTCGAGATGCGCGAAAAATTGTCTTTTTTGGTGTGGGCGGTTCTTCAACAGCTGCAGTCGACGCACAATATAAATTCACAAAACTCGGATACCATTCGATTACTTCTTTGGATTTTCACCATATGCTTTCTGTTATTCCACATTTAACCGAAAAGGATGTTTTCGTTGCAATCAGTACATCAGGCAAAACCAAAGATGTCTTAGAACTCACGCGGTTTGCTCAAAGAAAAGGTGCAACTATTATCGCCATTACAACACTTAGTAAATCTCCTTTATACAAAGAAGCAGAGATTCACTTATGCACGCCAAACGTCGAACAAGATTTTCGTATTGGGAGTATTGCTTCACGTATGACGCAATTGACGATTATTGATACTTTATATTTGAGTATTTTCCATCATGTTGGAGAAAATGTGTTGCAGCAATATTACGATGCACGCAGTGAAATGGAACGTTTGAGAAGATAA